The Streptomyces phaeolivaceus genome has a window encoding:
- a CDS encoding siderophore-interacting protein, which produces MARVVDVTPGMRRVTLTGDQLGSFTGSDGTTFPEFASEGFDDNVRLIFPYPGESEPVVPVHKDGKYRWPADPPALWRVYTVRRYDAQARELDIDFVKHGVGVATTWAYRANPGDRLHVGGPSVSTRRPEGYDWYLVVGDDTALPAIDRLLGELPDEAQAEVCIEVAEESHRIDFPERPGVEVTWVVRNGLAAGSEPLLLRAVREAGRRREGSMFAWLAGEQSVVRDLRRYLIEERGVDKSDIDFTGYWRRAEVVALDEDPAMPDPERNGEAFDKFHEMSELLPPLAIRAAANLGIADCISRGVRTVPALARHTGANERSLAKFLRYLQAIELLEQEGDEYKLSETGEFLTNESVLDHLVSGGVDFRMSQAFFGLEAAVRHDHAVLESVTGKDWDALRGDATFEHKRLENKSRFAQVLAEPLAKSPMLGGVGKVVVHAAGAVVHADYLTAGHPEATVTVVALPTAADWFRRDIPISIADTTRRDRIRIVEQSVFEKTEPADAVLIIDTLGQYRDAEAKLILQRAAASLSPGGRVLLVEDTFDPAELDEHDAELDILRLTLHGSGYCTEDELEAVIAGAGLKVIATSLVGWGNTLRVLAP; this is translated from the coding sequence GTGGCGCGGGTTGTCGACGTCACTCCCGGGATGCGCCGTGTGACCCTGACCGGTGATCAGCTGGGATCGTTCACCGGAAGCGACGGTACGACCTTCCCCGAGTTCGCCAGCGAGGGATTCGACGACAACGTCCGGTTGATCTTCCCGTACCCCGGCGAGAGCGAGCCGGTGGTCCCGGTCCACAAGGACGGCAAGTACAGGTGGCCGGCCGACCCGCCGGCGCTGTGGCGGGTGTACACGGTACGGCGTTACGACGCGCAGGCTCGCGAGCTCGACATCGACTTCGTGAAGCATGGTGTGGGCGTCGCGACGACGTGGGCGTACCGGGCGAACCCCGGCGATCGCCTCCACGTCGGGGGACCTTCGGTCTCCACCAGGCGGCCCGAAGGTTACGACTGGTACCTCGTCGTCGGCGACGACACGGCCCTCCCGGCGATCGACCGGTTGCTCGGGGAACTGCCCGACGAAGCACAGGCCGAGGTCTGCATCGAGGTGGCCGAGGAGTCGCACCGGATCGACTTCCCGGAACGCCCCGGTGTCGAGGTGACCTGGGTCGTGCGGAACGGACTGGCAGCGGGATCCGAGCCGTTGCTGCTGCGGGCAGTACGCGAGGCCGGCCGCCGGCGAGAAGGCTCGATGTTCGCCTGGCTCGCCGGGGAACAGTCCGTCGTACGTGATCTGCGGCGGTATCTCATCGAGGAGCGCGGTGTCGACAAGTCCGACATCGACTTCACCGGCTACTGGCGGCGCGCAGAGGTTGTGGCGTTGGACGAAGACCCCGCCATGCCGGACCCCGAGCGCAACGGCGAGGCCTTCGACAAGTTCCACGAGATGTCCGAGTTGCTTCCGCCGTTGGCGATTCGGGCGGCCGCGAATCTCGGTATCGCCGACTGCATCAGCCGCGGAGTGCGCACCGTACCCGCGCTCGCACGGCACACCGGCGCGAACGAACGCTCCCTGGCGAAGTTCCTGCGGTATCTGCAGGCGATCGAACTCCTGGAGCAGGAAGGTGATGAATACAAGCTCAGTGAGACCGGCGAGTTCCTGACCAACGAGTCCGTGCTCGATCACCTGGTTTCCGGCGGGGTCGACTTCCGTATGTCGCAGGCATTCTTCGGTCTTGAAGCGGCGGTCCGCCACGATCACGCGGTGTTGGAGTCGGTGACCGGCAAGGACTGGGACGCCCTCCGCGGCGATGCGACCTTTGAGCACAAGCGTCTGGAGAACAAGTCCCGGTTCGCGCAGGTACTCGCCGAGCCGCTCGCGAAGTCACCCATGCTCGGGGGCGTCGGCAAGGTGGTTGTCCACGCGGCTGGTGCCGTGGTCCACGCCGACTACCTCACCGCGGGGCATCCGGAGGCGACGGTGACCGTCGTGGCGCTCCCTACCGCGGCGGACTGGTTCCGCAGGGACATTCCGATCAGCATCGCGGATACGACGCGACGCGACCGGATACGGATTGTCGAGCAGTCGGTGTTCGAGAAGACCGAACCCGCGGACGCCGTACTGATCATCGACACGCTCGGGCAGTACCGTGACGCGGAGGCGAAGCTCATTCTTCAGCGGGCCGCCGCGAGCCTGAGCCCCGGTGGCCGGGTGCTGCTGGTGGAGGACACGTTCGATCCCGCCGAGTTGGACGAGCATGACGCGGAACTCGACATTCTGCGGTTGACACTCCACGGGTCCGGATACTGCACCGAGGACGAACTCGAAGCGGTCATCGCCGGCGCCGGATTGAAGGTGATCGCGACGTCGCTCGTGGGGTGGGGTAACACGTTGCGAGTGCTGGCACCATGA
- a CDS encoding class I SAM-dependent methyltransferase, producing the protein MTGNVVGTPDNTAVRTALWRALHTQVDEPPHVLADVLGARLAQDDDGWRERGDMVPGDSRGKRATVVGRARLTEDLVAQAASDGVDQYVILGAGLDTYAQRHPDAGSTMTVFEIDQPETQGWKRNRLIELGYGIPDWLRLVPVDFEANDDWWDRLQAAGFDTSRPAVVSWLGVTMYLTEEATTATLKQVASLPSGSSLILTFFRHLEDLAPEDVQIRRASREGARRAGTPFIGFYTPGQIIELARKAGFADAEYVSAAALADRYFAGRTDGLRPYSGEEVLIATV; encoded by the coding sequence ATGACGGGAAATGTTGTCGGCACGCCGGACAACACAGCGGTACGGACCGCGTTGTGGCGCGCCTTGCACACACAGGTGGACGAGCCGCCGCACGTCCTGGCGGACGTGCTGGGTGCCCGGCTGGCGCAGGACGACGACGGATGGCGCGAGCGCGGAGACATGGTCCCCGGCGACTCGCGAGGAAAGCGCGCCACTGTCGTCGGACGGGCGCGGTTGACCGAGGACCTGGTGGCGCAGGCCGCGAGCGACGGCGTGGATCAGTACGTGATCCTCGGCGCGGGCCTGGACACCTACGCTCAGCGGCATCCCGATGCGGGCTCGACCATGACCGTCTTCGAGATCGACCAGCCGGAGACGCAGGGATGGAAGCGGAACCGGTTGATCGAACTCGGATATGGCATCCCGGACTGGCTGCGTCTGGTTCCGGTCGATTTCGAGGCGAACGACGACTGGTGGGATCGGCTGCAGGCGGCGGGATTCGATACCTCACGTCCCGCGGTGGTGTCCTGGCTGGGGGTCACCATGTATCTGACCGAAGAGGCCACGACGGCGACTCTCAAGCAGGTGGCGAGTCTGCCGTCCGGCTCCTCACTGATCCTCACGTTCTTCCGTCATCTCGAGGATCTCGCGCCCGAGGACGTGCAGATTCGGCGAGCCTCCAGGGAGGGTGCTCGGCGGGCCGGTACGCCGTTCATCGGCTTCTACACTCCCGGCCAGATCATCGAGCTGGCGCGGAAAGCAGGTTTCGCCGACGCCGAATACGTCTCGGCAGCCGCCCTGGCCGATCGCTACTTCGCGGGCCGGACCGACGGCCTGCGACCGTACAGCGGCGAAGAAGTGCTGATCGCCACCGTGTGA
- a CDS encoding phosphopantetheine-binding protein — translation MSLSTEQLIADVADVLYLEPAEIDYELSLRDQGMDSVRLMDLVERWRTAGVDRIDFITLAEDSRLGHWIEVIEKLQAGDEVAS, via the coding sequence ATGAGCCTGAGCACCGAGCAGTTGATCGCCGACGTCGCCGACGTGTTGTACCTCGAACCCGCGGAGATCGACTACGAGTTGAGCCTCCGCGACCAGGGGATGGACTCGGTGCGCCTGATGGATCTGGTGGAGCGGTGGCGCACCGCGGGGGTGGACCGGATCGACTTCATCACCCTGGCCGAGGACTCGCGCCTGGGTCACTGGATCGAGGTCATCGAGAAGCTCCAGGCTGGTGACGAAGTGGCTTCATGA